A stretch of Sulfurimonas xiamenensis DNA encodes these proteins:
- a CDS encoding FRG domain-containing protein translates to MQKDIQTLDQYSIMLCDDTLINHFGCHSTPRKDALFPLKVNDNECLLLPAPEFSAFLYRGQNEYFEVCKPTLSRKMAASDKLKSILQKIEFLSTIKTYPLTKIFQTKYFLERYPDVPNYKLKIDYEAIAQHYEFKTNHLDFSRDKEVAMFFMTCSYDPKNKKFTPISDDSMGVMYSYDFKLGILQNIHSINPIGFQPYSRPDKQKAFSIVFNKNLNFNDFDFVQKEEIKLTKELCEKYYDMFEGGAKLFPKDEISELAYEIQNSNFISKDTIEFYSQTSKISKKMIVKSLEQNGISITDNKYRFNISDMEKFNKNLQNIINDLENRISPRGIVYPL, encoded by the coding sequence TTGCAAAAAGATATCCAAACATTAGATCAATATTCTATAATGTTATGTGATGATACACTTATCAATCATTTTGGATGTCACAGCACACCACGAAAAGATGCTTTATTCCCTCTCAAAGTAAATGATAACGAATGTTTACTTTTACCAGCTCCAGAGTTTTCGGCATTTTTATATCGTGGGCAAAATGAATATTTTGAAGTTTGTAAACCAACACTTTCAAGAAAAATGGCTGCATCAGACAAGCTAAAATCAATCTTGCAAAAGATAGAGTTTTTATCTACTATTAAAACATACCCTTTGACTAAGATTTTTCAAACGAAATATTTTCTAGAGCGGTACCCTGATGTCCCTAACTATAAACTCAAAATAGACTATGAAGCAATAGCTCAACACTACGAGTTTAAAACAAATCATTTGGATTTTTCAAGAGATAAAGAAGTGGCAATGTTCTTTATGACTTGCAGTTATGATCCTAAAAATAAAAAGTTTACTCCTATAAGTGATGATTCCATGGGCGTGATGTATTCTTATGATTTTAAATTAGGGATTTTACAAAATATACACTCTATAAATCCTATTGGTTTTCAGCCATATTCTAGACCTGATAAACAAAAGGCTTTTTCAATAGTTTTCAACAAAAATCTAAACTTTAACGATTTTGATTTTGTGCAAAAAGAAGAGATAAAACTTACAAAAGAACTTTGTGAAAAATACTATGATATGTTTGAAGGAGGTGCAAAACTTTTCCCAAAAGATGAGATAAGCGAACTAGCCTATGAGATACAAAATAGTAACTTTATCTCAAAAGATACTATTGAATTTTACTCTCAAACTTCAAAAATTTCTAAAAAAATGATAGTGAAATCTTTAGAACAAAATGGTATTTCAATTACTGATAATAAATATCGTTTCAATATCTCAGATATGGAAAAGTTTAATAAAAACTTGCAAAATATTATAAATGATTTGGAAAATAGAATAAGTCCAAGAGGAATAGTATATCCATTATAA